In Cryptosporangium minutisporangium, the following proteins share a genomic window:
- a CDS encoding PAS domain-containing sensor histidine kinase, translated as MAEVTNGGVAAGGAVTVGAAARAAASSPRPDAPRRGSERPELFRAVVEAARAAVAVVYPDGSWTALGDTFTRGLGHPADLPARARVLSLVHPGDRRAVLAAFRAALEGREPTQSIPVRVRTAQGTWIELATTVRSRVHDPDVGGVVYYGVEVGRARDAEWALHETHDGLARLIETLTVGILLVDGDGRVAVANKALLDLFGVPGPPRRYHGTDARALLRRMAGAMRAPDRVADRLDRLLVEPWTALDTDLVLVGGRVVEIDVVPVGGPAGNGALLHAWDVTVRANTQRSLEERNEALSALVAAKNEFVASVSHELRSPLTSVVTFSNLLAQPDWGELDDEQRQFIEVIQRNADRLLRLIEDLLLLSRLEARTLQFVPSRVILPDLVRAAVAERAPIAQAADITLKAEVSGDSVMSCDELRVNQVLGNLIGNALKFTPPGGLVTVRCHPAADGWRLSVTDSGIGIPAEDLDRIFEAFHRASNVEKHSHPGTGLGLVISKAIVERHGGLMEITSELGRGTTVTVWLPQRRVGDREGDR; from the coding sequence GTGGCCGAGGTCACGAACGGGGGCGTTGCGGCCGGTGGCGCTGTGACGGTGGGAGCGGCCGCGCGTGCGGCCGCCAGTTCCCCACGCCCCGATGCCCCCCGGCGCGGCTCGGAACGCCCTGAGCTGTTCCGCGCGGTGGTCGAGGCCGCCCGTGCCGCGGTGGCCGTCGTTTACCCCGACGGGTCCTGGACGGCGCTGGGGGACACGTTCACCCGCGGCCTCGGGCACCCCGCCGACCTGCCCGCGCGGGCCCGCGTGCTCTCGCTGGTGCACCCCGGCGACCGGCGCGCGGTCCTGGCGGCCTTCCGGGCCGCGCTGGAGGGCCGGGAACCGACCCAGTCGATCCCGGTCCGGGTGCGAACCGCGCAGGGCACCTGGATCGAGCTGGCCACGACCGTGCGCAGCCGCGTCCACGATCCGGACGTCGGCGGCGTCGTCTACTACGGCGTCGAGGTCGGCCGGGCTCGGGACGCCGAGTGGGCGCTCCACGAGACGCACGACGGGCTGGCGCGGCTGATCGAGACGCTGACCGTCGGCATTTTGCTGGTCGACGGCGACGGGCGAGTCGCGGTCGCGAACAAGGCGTTGCTCGACCTGTTCGGTGTCCCCGGCCCGCCGCGGCGCTACCACGGCACCGACGCCCGCGCACTGCTCCGCCGGATGGCGGGCGCGATGCGCGCACCGGATCGGGTCGCCGACCGCCTCGACCGCCTGCTGGTGGAGCCGTGGACGGCGCTCGACACCGACCTGGTCCTGGTCGGTGGACGGGTGGTCGAGATCGACGTGGTCCCGGTCGGCGGCCCGGCGGGCAACGGCGCGCTGCTGCACGCCTGGGACGTCACGGTCCGGGCCAACACGCAGCGCAGCCTCGAAGAGCGCAACGAGGCGCTCTCCGCCCTGGTGGCGGCGAAGAACGAATTCGTCGCGAGCGTGTCGCACGAGCTGCGTAGCCCGCTGACGTCAGTGGTCACGTTCAGCAACCTGCTGGCCCAGCCCGACTGGGGCGAACTGGACGACGAGCAGCGTCAGTTCATCGAGGTGATCCAGCGCAACGCGGATCGGCTCCTGCGGCTGATCGAGGACCTGCTACTGCTCTCCCGGCTGGAAGCGCGGACTCTGCAGTTCGTCCCCAGCCGTGTCATCCTCCCCGACCTGGTGCGCGCCGCCGTGGCAGAGCGCGCGCCGATCGCCCAAGCCGCCGACATCACGCTGAAGGCCGAGGTGTCCGGCGACTCGGTGATGTCCTGCGACGAGCTCCGAGTCAACCAGGTGCTCGGGAACCTGATCGGGAACGCGCTGAAGTTCACGCCGCCCGGTGGACTGGTGACCGTGCGCTGCCATCCCGCGGCCGACGGCTGGCGGCTGTCGGTGACCGACAGCGGCATCGGCATCCCGGCTGAGGACCTGGACCGGATCTTCGAGGCTTTCCATCGCGCCTCGAACGTGGAGAAGCACAGCCACCCCGGAACGGGGCTCGGCCTGGTGATCAGTAAAGCGATCGTCGAGCGCCACGGCGGACTGATGGAGATCACGAGCGAGCTCGGCCGGGGGACGACGGTGACCGTCTGGTTGCCGCAACGCCGAGTCGGTGACCGGGAGGGGGACCGGTGA
- a CDS encoding uracil-DNA glycosylase codes for MGSPAYLHANAPAATDAVGVRNVAANATDLEQVDAGVAHCRACPRLVAWREQVAAEKRAAFADQTYWGRPAPGFGPPDARILVLGLAPAAHGANRTGRVFTGDRSGDWLYAALHRAGLANQPTSVSVDDGLELDDVRIAAAVRCAPPANKPTPAERDTCAPWLTRELQLLAPTLKVIVALGAFAWTAFWPVVGALGGVAPRPRPRFGHGVSVAVPGTDVTMLGCYHVSQQNTFTGVLTEPMLDGIFAQAKALS; via the coding sequence ATGGGAAGCCCGGCGTACCTGCATGCGAACGCACCGGCGGCGACGGATGCCGTAGGCGTGAGGAATGTCGCGGCGAACGCGACTGACCTGGAGCAGGTGGACGCGGGCGTTGCGCACTGCCGGGCCTGCCCGCGGCTGGTCGCCTGGCGGGAGCAGGTCGCGGCCGAGAAGCGGGCGGCGTTCGCGGACCAGACCTACTGGGGACGCCCGGCGCCGGGCTTCGGTCCGCCGGACGCCCGCATCCTGGTGCTCGGTCTCGCGCCGGCCGCGCACGGGGCGAACCGCACCGGCCGGGTGTTCACCGGTGACCGTTCCGGCGACTGGCTGTACGCCGCACTCCACCGTGCCGGGCTGGCGAACCAGCCCACGAGCGTCTCGGTCGACGACGGACTGGAGCTGGACGACGTCCGGATCGCGGCGGCGGTGCGCTGCGCGCCGCCGGCCAACAAGCCGACGCCGGCCGAACGGGACACCTGCGCGCCCTGGCTGACCCGCGAACTCCAACTGCTGGCACCCACACTCAAGGTGATCGTCGCCCTGGGCGCGTTCGCCTGGACGGCGTTCTGGCCGGTGGTCGGCGCGCTGGGCGGGGTGGCGCCCCGACCGCGGCCCCGGTTCGGCCACGGCGTCTCGGTGGCCGTCCCCGGCACCGACGTGACGATGCTCGGCTGCTACCACGTGAGCCAGCAGAACACCTTCACCGGAGTGCTCACCGAGCCCATGCTCGATGGAATATTTGCCCAGGCCAAAGCCTTGTCATAG
- a CDS encoding NAD(P)/FAD-dependent oxidoreductase, producing the protein MSADRPHILVVGGGYVGMYTALELQRKAKKARITVVDPQPHMTYQPFLPEAAAGNLEPRHVVAPLRKTLRHAHIITGYVESVDHARRTASIVPVMGNAYELTYDQIVLAPGSVSRTLPIPGLKENAVGFKTIGEAIYLRNQVLGELDAADSTDDAELRRAATTFVFVGGGYAGIEALAELEDMVRDAVKYYETLSQSDIRFVLVEASQRILPEVGPEMGAYTVQRLLDRGIDIRLNTRLESCVDGHVKLSDGDEFEARTVVWTAGVKAHPMLANTDLPLDERGRITCLPTLQVVDPDGNVVEGAWSAGDCAAVPDLTSDTPGATCSPSAQHAVRQAKRLGRNIGILLNGGQPVDYSHKHVGSVASLGLYKGVSQTYGVKTKGFIAWFMHRSYHLSRVPTFNRKVRVLADWTLALFLRREVVALGQLHDPRASFELFATPTPAGGKPTATPAAPAGGKSGDAEPAKAAPEAKPTAEAKATAEAKPAAETKPAAEAKSATGAKPADADKAAAAAAARSAG; encoded by the coding sequence ATGAGCGCGGATCGACCGCACATCCTCGTCGTCGGTGGTGGGTACGTCGGGATGTACACGGCGTTGGAGCTGCAGCGTAAGGCGAAGAAGGCGCGGATCACCGTCGTCGACCCGCAGCCGCACATGACCTACCAGCCGTTCCTCCCGGAGGCCGCCGCCGGCAACCTGGAGCCCCGTCACGTGGTGGCGCCGCTGCGCAAGACGCTTCGGCACGCCCACATCATCACCGGCTACGTCGAGAGCGTGGACCACGCCCGGCGCACCGCGAGCATCGTCCCGGTGATGGGTAACGCCTACGAGCTCACCTACGACCAAATCGTGCTCGCGCCGGGGTCGGTGTCCCGGACGCTGCCCATCCCGGGCCTCAAAGAGAACGCGGTCGGCTTCAAGACCATCGGTGAGGCCATCTACCTGCGTAACCAGGTGCTCGGCGAGCTGGACGCCGCCGACAGCACCGATGACGCGGAGCTCCGCCGGGCGGCGACCACGTTCGTGTTCGTCGGCGGCGGTTACGCGGGCATCGAGGCGCTGGCCGAGCTCGAGGACATGGTCCGCGACGCGGTGAAGTACTACGAGACGCTGAGCCAGTCCGACATCCGGTTCGTACTGGTCGAGGCGAGCCAGCGGATCCTGCCCGAGGTCGGCCCGGAGATGGGCGCCTACACCGTGCAGCGTCTGCTCGACCGCGGCATCGACATCCGGCTGAACACCCGGCTGGAGTCGTGCGTCGACGGTCACGTCAAGCTTTCCGACGGCGACGAGTTCGAAGCTCGGACCGTGGTCTGGACGGCCGGCGTCAAGGCGCACCCGATGCTGGCCAACACCGACCTCCCGCTGGACGAGCGTGGCCGGATCACCTGCCTGCCGACGCTGCAGGTCGTGGACCCGGACGGCAACGTGGTCGAGGGTGCGTGGAGCGCCGGTGACTGCGCGGCGGTGCCGGACCTGACCTCGGACACCCCGGGGGCGACCTGCTCGCCGAGCGCGCAGCACGCCGTCCGGCAGGCGAAGCGGCTGGGCCGGAACATCGGCATCCTGCTCAACGGCGGTCAGCCGGTGGACTACTCGCACAAGCACGTCGGGTCGGTCGCCAGCCTCGGCCTGTACAAGGGCGTCTCGCAGACCTATGGCGTCAAGACCAAGGGCTTCATCGCCTGGTTCATGCACCGCTCGTACCACCTGAGCCGGGTGCCTACCTTCAACCGCAAGGTCCGGGTGCTCGCCGACTGGACGCTGGCGCTGTTCCTCCGGCGTGAGGTCGTGGCGCTGGGTCAGCTGCACGACCCGCGGGCCAGCTTCGAGCTGTTCGCGACGCCGACGCCGGCCGGAGGCAAGCCCACGGCTACCCCGGCGGCGCCCGCCGGTGGCAAGTCCGGCGACGCCGAGCCGGCCAAGGCTGCTCCGGAGGCCAAGCCCACCGCGGAGGCCAAGGCCACCGCCGAGGCCAAGCCCGCCGCGGAGACCAAGCCCGCTGCCGAGGCCAAGTCGGCAACGGGGGCCAAGCCCGCGGACGCGGACAAGGCCGCGGCGGCCGCGGCGGCTCGTTCCGCCGGATAA
- a CDS encoding dienelactone hydrolase family protein produces the protein MGENVTFAVEGAPSVEGGTADGYLARPVDGSGPGILVFPAWWGLSGQIKSVADRLASEGFVALAPDLYRGVVASGPDEAQKLVAELPADRVSGDLVGAARYLATEADGKVGAVGFGLGGSLALWAASLTEDVVAAGAFYPLVPWQPTQPNWGAFGGTAAVVHAADEDAATTGPELDVARKAVEEAGGELTIYEYPGTKRGFYNDDRPDSYNPRAAATAWARTLELFRSRL, from the coding sequence GTGGGCGAGAACGTGACCTTTGCGGTCGAAGGTGCACCGTCGGTTGAGGGCGGTACGGCGGACGGCTATTTGGCGCGGCCGGTGGACGGCAGCGGGCCGGGCATTCTGGTGTTTCCGGCCTGGTGGGGTCTGAGCGGTCAGATCAAGTCGGTCGCCGACCGGCTCGCCAGCGAGGGTTTCGTCGCGCTCGCGCCCGACCTGTACCGGGGTGTGGTGGCCAGCGGGCCGGACGAAGCCCAGAAACTCGTCGCGGAGCTCCCGGCCGATCGTGTGTCCGGCGACCTGGTGGGCGCCGCCCGTTACCTGGCGACCGAGGCGGACGGAAAGGTGGGCGCGGTCGGGTTCGGACTCGGCGGGTCGCTCGCGCTCTGGGCAGCGAGCCTGACCGAGGACGTCGTGGCCGCCGGGGCGTTCTACCCACTCGTACCGTGGCAGCCGACCCAGCCGAACTGGGGTGCGTTCGGTGGCACTGCGGCGGTGGTGCACGCCGCCGACGAGGACGCCGCCACGACCGGCCCGGAGCTGGACGTCGCCCGGAAGGCGGTCGAGGAGGCCGGCGGCGAGCTGACGATCTACGAGTACCCGGGCACCAAGCGCGGCTTCTACAACGACGATCGCCCCGACAGCTACAACCCCCGCGCCGCAGCCACGGCTTGGGCCCGCACCTTGGAGTTGTTCCGCTCGCGTCTCTGA
- a CDS encoding FtsB family cell division protein, translated as MASPRRTPSGQRPSRAGGNRRPSTSSAARSAARSATPRATPRTTSPHGGRVTGRVPGKQRDYPVSSVPAQRRGAGRSPGAGSREGRRPGVRRTAASAPAAIDGRRFVRRGEGRFTGRAAVLAILFAVLVLTLAYPIQQYLAQRSQIAEAERAQARQAERIATLRADLAKWDDPAYVRSQASSRLQLVQPGEKQFILQDPSRGGTSRTPTEPSTSPVSDPRSWYGRLWDSVEAADEK; from the coding sequence ATGGCTAGTCCGCGCCGCACTCCCAGCGGCCAGCGTCCGTCGCGGGCCGGCGGTAACCGCCGCCCGTCGACGTCGTCGGCCGCGCGGAGTGCGGCGCGGTCGGCTACCCCCCGCGCCACTCCACGAACGACCAGCCCGCACGGCGGACGGGTCACCGGGCGAGTGCCGGGCAAGCAGCGTGACTACCCGGTCTCGTCGGTTCCGGCCCAGCGGCGGGGCGCCGGACGCAGCCCGGGCGCCGGAAGCCGGGAGGGACGCCGGCCTGGTGTCCGCCGGACCGCGGCGTCCGCGCCCGCGGCGATCGACGGCCGCCGGTTCGTCCGCCGTGGCGAAGGTCGGTTCACGGGGCGGGCGGCGGTGCTGGCGATCCTGTTCGCGGTGCTCGTGCTCACGCTCGCCTACCCGATCCAGCAGTACCTGGCGCAGCGGTCCCAGATCGCCGAGGCGGAGCGCGCCCAGGCGCGGCAGGCCGAGCGGATCGCCACGCTCCGCGCCGACCTGGCCAAGTGGGACGACCCGGCGTACGTGCGGAGCCAGGCCAGTTCCCGTCTGCAGCTGGTGCAGCCGGGGGAGAAGCAATTCATCTTGCAAGACCCGTCCCGCGGAGGCACCAGCCGGACGCCGACCGAGCCGTCCACCTCGCCGGTCAGCGATCCGCGGTCCTGGTACGGACGGCTCTGGGACAGTGTCGAGGCGGCAGACGAGAAGTGA
- the eno gene encoding phosphopyruvate hydratase, which yields MATIEAVAAREILDSRGNPTVEVEVILDDDTVARAAVPSGASTGAYEAVELRDGGERYLGKGVEKAVQAVDDEIGPELVGFDAAEQRLIDQAMIDLDGTDNKGRLGANAILGVSLAVAKAAADSAKLPLFRYLGGPNAHTLPVPMLNILNGGAHADSNVDIQEFMIAPIGAGSFKEALRWGAETYHALKSVLKAQGLATGLGDEGGFAPSLSSNRAALDLIATAIDKAGYTLGTDIVLALDVAATEFYGDGVYSFEGQKKTSDEMAAYYTELVDAYPIVSIEDGLSEDDWDGWKALTAGLGQRVQLVGDDLYVTNPERLARGIAEKAGNALLVKVNQIGTLTETFDAVSLAHRAGFKCMLSHRSGETEDTTIADLAVATDAGQIKTGAPARSERIAKYNQLLRIEEELDDAASYAGALAFPRYTPAS from the coding sequence GTGGCCACGATCGAGGCCGTCGCCGCCCGTGAAATTCTCGATTCACGCGGCAACCCGACCGTTGAGGTCGAGGTCATCCTCGACGACGACACGGTCGCCCGCGCCGCCGTGCCGAGCGGCGCTTCCACCGGCGCCTACGAGGCCGTCGAACTCCGCGACGGCGGAGAGCGCTACCTGGGCAAGGGGGTCGAGAAGGCGGTCCAGGCCGTGGACGACGAGATCGGCCCCGAGCTGGTCGGCTTCGACGCCGCCGAGCAGCGCCTGATCGACCAGGCGATGATCGACCTGGACGGCACCGACAACAAGGGCCGCCTGGGCGCGAACGCGATCCTCGGCGTCTCGCTGGCCGTCGCCAAGGCCGCCGCCGACTCCGCGAAGCTGCCGCTGTTCCGCTACCTCGGTGGCCCGAACGCGCACACGCTTCCGGTGCCGATGCTCAACATCCTCAACGGTGGCGCGCACGCCGACTCGAACGTCGACATCCAGGAGTTCATGATCGCGCCGATCGGCGCCGGCTCCTTCAAGGAGGCGCTGCGCTGGGGTGCGGAGACCTACCACGCGCTGAAGAGCGTGCTGAAGGCACAGGGGCTGGCCACCGGCCTCGGCGACGAGGGTGGCTTCGCGCCGAGCCTGTCGAGCAACCGCGCCGCGCTGGACCTGATCGCCACCGCGATCGACAAGGCCGGCTACACGCTCGGCACCGACATCGTGCTCGCGCTCGACGTCGCGGCCACCGAGTTCTACGGCGACGGCGTCTACTCGTTCGAGGGCCAGAAGAAGACCTCGGACGAGATGGCCGCGTACTACACCGAGCTGGTCGACGCCTACCCGATCGTCTCGATCGAGGACGGCCTGTCCGAGGACGACTGGGACGGCTGGAAGGCGCTCACCGCCGGTCTCGGACAGCGCGTCCAGCTGGTCGGTGACGACCTGTACGTCACCAACCCGGAGCGGCTGGCCCGTGGTATCGCGGAGAAGGCCGGTAACGCGCTGCTGGTGAAGGTCAACCAGATCGGCACGCTCACTGAGACGTTCGACGCGGTCTCGCTCGCCCACCGGGCCGGCTTCAAGTGCATGCTGAGCCACCGCTCCGGTGAGACCGAGGACACCACGATCGCCGACCTCGCGGTGGCGACCGACGCCGGTCAGATCAAGACCGGTGCGCCGGCCCGTTCCGAGCGGATCGCCAAGTACAACCAGCTGCTCCGCATCGAGGAGGAGCTGGACGACGCGGCGAGTTACGCGGGCGCGCTGGCGTTCCCCCGGTACACGCCGGCGTCCTGA
- a CDS encoding response regulator transcription factor, giving the protein MSKLLVVEDNPDIALGLKLLFERAGHNVEHAQDGREGLRLVHKVRPDLVVLDIGLPIMDGWQVLERVRDISDVPVLLLTAHGQERDKVRGLHGGADDYLTKPFTNGELLARVTALLRRSSAPDWSEEIYDDGRLQLDPVRRSVTVDGESVHLTPIEFRLLNTLARHKGAVLSPSQLLSQVWDDPTGIGAERVKFAVLRLRRRLGWSDPSDSPIESVRGVGYRYRPPA; this is encoded by the coding sequence GTGAGCAAACTACTGGTTGTCGAGGACAATCCGGATATCGCACTCGGGCTCAAGCTTTTGTTCGAGCGGGCCGGACACAACGTGGAGCACGCCCAGGACGGCCGGGAAGGGTTGCGCCTGGTTCACAAGGTCCGTCCCGACCTGGTGGTACTGGATATCGGGCTGCCGATCATGGACGGCTGGCAGGTGCTGGAGCGAGTGCGGGACATCTCGGATGTACCCGTGCTGCTGCTCACCGCGCACGGGCAGGAGCGCGACAAGGTGCGCGGCCTGCACGGCGGCGCGGACGACTACCTGACCAAACCGTTCACGAACGGAGAGCTGCTGGCCCGGGTGACCGCGCTGTTGCGCCGCTCGTCGGCGCCGGACTGGTCGGAGGAGATCTACGACGACGGCCGGTTGCAGCTCGACCCGGTCCGCCGTTCGGTGACCGTGGACGGCGAGTCGGTGCACCTGACGCCGATCGAGTTCCGGCTTCTCAACACGCTTGCCCGGCACAAGGGCGCGGTGCTCTCGCCGTCCCAGCTGCTGTCCCAGGTGTGGGACGACCCGACCGGGATCGGAGCGGAGCGGGTGAAGTTCGCGGTGCTGCGGCTGAGGCGCCGGCTCGGCTGGTCCGACCCGTCCGACTCCCCGATCGAGTCCGTCCGAGGAGTCGGTTACCGCTACCGCCCACCTGCTTGA
- a CDS encoding DUF501 domain-containing protein, with the protein MPRGAVGVAHRCPCGAPDVVETAPRLPDGTPFPTTFYLTCPRLAGRLSTAEADGLMRDMTTRLETDPELAQQYRAAHEDYLERRRELGTVPEIEGVSAGGMPTRVKCLHALAGHALAAGKGVNPFGDEALEAVGHWWERNPCSGKDTE; encoded by the coding sequence GTGCCCCGCGGTGCCGTCGGCGTCGCCCACCGGTGCCCGTGCGGCGCGCCGGACGTCGTCGAGACCGCACCGCGGCTGCCCGACGGCACGCCGTTTCCGACCACGTTCTACCTGACCTGTCCGCGGCTGGCCGGTCGGCTGAGCACCGCGGAGGCCGACGGCCTCATGCGCGACATGACCACCCGGCTCGAGACGGATCCGGAACTCGCGCAGCAGTACCGGGCCGCGCACGAGGACTACCTGGAGCGTCGGCGCGAGCTCGGGACGGTGCCCGAGATCGAGGGCGTGAGCGCCGGCGGGATGCCGACCCGGGTCAAGTGCCTGCACGCGCTGGCCGGGCACGCGCTCGCGGCTGGGAAGGGCGTCAACCCGTTCGGTGACGAGGCGCTCGAGGCGGTCGGGCACTGGTGGGAACGGAATCCCTGTTCGGGGAAGGACACCGAGTGA
- a CDS encoding DUF885 domain-containing protein, giving the protein MTREFRKTAEAVVDDLLAGDPVGAFYAGDHRHDHELPDYSADAVADRVRRLREDADALAEIEVDDLGPEDAVDAQLLASAVDQRLFALTELREHEWNPLLHNPGALLDGLITREFAPPAERLKALADRLRQVPDALRAAEATLRDCPRIHVETAIGQLDGVASLVTDEVPRLAAQVSGADVTAPAAAALAALDRHRAWLTDQLDSSQGEARLGRRRWEAKLWHELDSELTATALLAAAEKRLAEVGEQIRAVAEELTGSDDVRAALNSLAADRPTDATVIARADDGLRAAIEFVRAHDLVTLPDDECRIIEMPEFARGVAIAYCDPPGPLETADIPTFYAIAPTPADWSDDRRESFYREYNNHLLQNLAVHEAVPGHFLQLAHARRFRGSTRARALCMSGSFVEGWAVYAEHLMIDAGFGGLPVQMQQLKMELRMVINALLDQLVHAEDLSEAEAMALMVEKGFQEEGEAAGKWRRALLTSAQLSTYFVGYTEVSAIAAARPSDVPLKEWHDRMLAHGSPSPRHLRSLLNI; this is encoded by the coding sequence ATGACGCGTGAGTTCCGCAAGACGGCGGAAGCCGTCGTCGACGACCTGCTGGCGGGCGACCCGGTCGGCGCCTTCTACGCCGGCGACCACCGCCACGACCACGAGCTACCCGACTACTCGGCGGATGCCGTCGCCGACCGGGTCCGCCGCCTGCGCGAGGACGCCGACGCGCTCGCCGAGATCGAGGTCGACGACCTGGGCCCGGAAGACGCCGTCGACGCGCAACTGCTCGCGTCGGCGGTCGACCAGCGACTGTTCGCGCTGACCGAGCTACGCGAACACGAGTGGAACCCGCTACTGCACAACCCGGGCGCTCTCCTGGACGGGTTGATCACCCGGGAGTTCGCACCGCCGGCCGAGCGTCTCAAAGCGCTCGCCGACCGGCTTCGGCAGGTCCCGGACGCCCTGCGCGCCGCGGAGGCGACGCTGCGCGATTGCCCGCGCATCCACGTCGAGACCGCGATCGGCCAGCTCGACGGCGTCGCGAGCCTGGTCACCGACGAGGTGCCGCGGCTCGCGGCCCAGGTCTCCGGAGCCGACGTCACCGCACCCGCAGCGGCCGCGCTGGCCGCACTCGACCGGCACCGCGCCTGGCTCACCGATCAGCTGGACAGCTCCCAGGGCGAGGCCCGGCTCGGGCGGCGTCGCTGGGAGGCCAAGCTCTGGCACGAGCTCGATTCCGAACTCACCGCGACCGCGCTGCTCGCCGCCGCCGAGAAGCGGCTCGCCGAGGTCGGAGAGCAGATCCGGGCGGTGGCCGAGGAACTGACCGGCTCCGACGACGTCCGGGCCGCGCTGAATTCGCTCGCAGCAGACCGCCCGACCGACGCGACCGTCATCGCCCGGGCCGACGACGGCCTGCGCGCGGCGATCGAGTTCGTTCGCGCGCACGACCTGGTGACGCTGCCGGACGACGAGTGCCGCATCATCGAGATGCCGGAGTTCGCGCGTGGCGTCGCGATCGCCTACTGCGACCCGCCGGGCCCGCTGGAGACCGCCGACATCCCGACGTTCTACGCGATCGCCCCGACGCCCGCCGACTGGTCGGACGACCGACGGGAGTCGTTCTACCGCGAGTACAACAACCATCTGCTGCAGAACCTGGCCGTGCACGAGGCGGTACCCGGTCACTTCCTGCAGCTCGCGCACGCACGTCGCTTCCGGGGAAGCACCCGTGCCCGCGCGCTGTGCATGTCCGGCTCGTTCGTCGAGGGCTGGGCGGTCTACGCCGAGCACCTGATGATCGACGCCGGTTTCGGAGGGCTACCGGTGCAGATGCAGCAGCTCAAGATGGAGCTGCGGATGGTGATCAACGCGCTGCTCGACCAGCTCGTACACGCCGAGGACCTGTCCGAGGCGGAGGCCATGGCGCTGATGGTGGAGAAGGGCTTCCAGGAGGAGGGTGAAGCGGCCGGCAAGTGGCGCCGGGCGCTGCTGACGTCCGCACAGCTCTCGACGTACTTCGTCGGGTACACCGAGGTGTCCGCGATCGCTGCGGCCCGCCCTTCGGACGTGCCGCTGAAGGAGTGGCACGACCGCATGCTCGCCCACGGTTCCCCGTCCCCAAGGCATTTGCGTAGTTTGTTGAATATTTGA
- a CDS encoding Ppx/GppA phosphatase family protein → MTRVAAIDCGTNSIRLLIADLPSTGDAPLVDVVREMRIVRLGQGVDRTGRLAPEAIERTRVALAEYTSQIRELGAERVRMVATSASRDASNADDFRAMVLSTLGTAPEVITGDEEARLSFSGAVRGLQGAEPPYLVVDIGGGSTEFVLGTSGVDAARSVDIGCVRLTERHLRSDPPTVEEIAATEKDIVAAVGVARETVPVERARTLVGLAGSVTTVTALALGLDAYDPAAIHHARVSRDQVAEVTERLLTQTREERAAYPVMHPGRVDVIGAGALVLRVIMDEVGAEFVVASEHDILDGIAWSQTS, encoded by the coding sequence GTGACGAGGGTCGCGGCGATCGACTGCGGGACGAACTCGATCCGCCTGCTGATCGCGGACCTGCCTTCGACGGGGGACGCTCCGCTGGTGGACGTCGTCCGGGAGATGCGGATCGTCCGGCTCGGACAGGGTGTGGACCGGACCGGTCGGCTTGCGCCCGAGGCGATCGAACGCACGCGGGTCGCGCTCGCCGAGTACACGTCGCAGATCCGGGAGCTCGGTGCCGAGCGCGTCCGGATGGTGGCCACCAGCGCCAGCCGGGACGCGTCGAACGCGGACGACTTCCGCGCGATGGTGCTCTCGACGTTGGGCACGGCGCCGGAGGTCATCACCGGTGACGAGGAGGCCCGGCTGTCGTTCTCCGGCGCGGTCCGTGGCCTGCAGGGCGCCGAGCCGCCGTACCTCGTCGTGGACATCGGCGGGGGATCGACGGAGTTCGTGCTGGGCACGTCCGGGGTGGACGCGGCTCGATCAGTCGACATCGGTTGCGTCCGGTTGACCGAGCGACACCTGCGTAGCGACCCGCCGACCGTGGAAGAGATCGCCGCGACCGAGAAGGACATCGTCGCGGCGGTCGGGGTGGCGAGGGAGACGGTGCCGGTGGAGCGGGCCCGGACGCTTGTCGGGCTCGCCGGGTCGGTGACCACGGTGACCGCGCTCGCGCTCGGGCTGGACGCCTACGACCCGGCGGCGATCCACCACGCCCGGGTCAGCCGGGACCAGGTCGCCGAGGTGACCGAACGGCTGCTCACCCAGACGCGCGAGGAGCGTGCCGCCTATCCGGTGATGCACCCCGGGCGGGTGGACGTCATCGGAGCGGGCGCGCTGGTGCTGCGGGTGATCATGGACGAGGTGGGCGCCGAGTTCGTCGTCGCCAGCGAGCACGACATCCTCGACGGCATCGCCTGGTCCCAGACGTCCTGA